CAGGCTTTCGAATAGACGGAAAACAACGGTTCGTAGTATTCCCCCAGCACCGGCACGGCGATATCCGCGTCTTCCCGTACGGAGATGATATATTCCATCAGTCGTGGTTCGATAAAGGGCATGTCGCATCCCAGGGCGAAGACCGCCTCGGTTTCGGCGTAAAACAGGCCGGTGTAAAGCCCCCCCAGGCTCCCGAATCCGGGGTGAATGTCACAAAAGACATCGACCCCCATGTGCTCGAATGCGGCTGCGGTGTTGGCTATGATGATGGCCCTCTCGCACGCGGCCTGTGCGGCGGTCAGGACCCGCTCGATGAGCGGGACGCCGTCGACCGTCAGAAAGGCCTTGTCCGCCCCCATGCGAACGCCCTTTCCCCCGGCCAGGATGACCGCCGTCACGTTTAACCTTCCCGCAGTATGCATCGATCGGCTTTCGTCAGTTCGGGTCCAGCACCACCGACGAAGGATTATGCTCCTTGAGCCAGTAGTAGAACTCGTTCTCGATCTCCCGTACCTCCCGATGCCGGGGAACGAGGCTTCCCGCGGGGATCATCTCGGTTTCGAAGTCCGCCGGCCCATCGGCCGCCATGCGTATCGTCACACGGGCGATGCGTTTTCCCTTCTCGTCGGCCGATACCATCACCGCATCCCCCGCCGCCATCGGGACGGGAAGGGGCTGGGGTTCGCTGGTGGTGATAATCAGGTCGATGCCGTCGACCTCGTCGGCGAGGCCATAGACGTCCTGCCTGTCCATCGCCGCCAGGAGAACCACCAGGTCGCATTGCCCCTCGATCATTTCAATCGCCGTTTCCGCGGCGCTTGCGGGATCGGTAATGATGAAGGTATCGAAGTCGTGGGCGCCGGAGGCGCCTTCCCCCATTACGCCGATGAACCCCACCGATACGCCCCCGATCTCGACGATCGTGTACGGTTCGAAGGCCGGCATGAAGGTGTCGGCCGAGAGGAGGTTGGCCGACACCAGGGGGAGGGAGTACTCATGTTGCAGTGCGGTGAGGAAATCCAGCCCCGCCGCCAGGTCGTTTGGGCCGACGTTCACCACATCATAGCCCATCTCGAAGAACCCACGGGAGACCAGTCCCGCGGCGATCTTGTCCTCCTCCTCGCTGGTGGGGAAGAGGCCGGTCCGCCGGAAGAGAAAATTACCCGCATCGACCACGATTACATTTTCGTAGCCGTTTTCCATGTCCTCGATCAATGTTGCCCGCCGGGCGAGCCCGCCCAGTTTTTTGTTTTCTCAGGCGCAGGGGAGGACCTCACCCCAGGTATCGCAGGAATGGACGATGGTGATCGACGCCGCCAAGGCACGCACAGGCAGGATGACCCCGGCCGCAAGCAGGGCGCACACCATGATGACAAGCAGTCTTCGGTTCATATCGCCTCGTGGTTCCTTCTCTATTAGGTATACTGATCATCCCACAGTTTTCTTGCGTATAGGATGACGGAAACGCCATTATAGCATATTTTTTTAAGGGGCGTTGTTTCAGATACATAAATCTGAAACGAATTGTCGATTATTCCCCGGTCAAGAGCCGCCTCGCCTCATCCAACGGCGCGTCCTTTCGATACGGCACCAGAACGAGGCCGATTTTCTCCCTCTCACACAGAAACGACGAGAGGGTGAGAAGATCCGCCCCGCTCACGGCCCGGCCCGTCTGCCAGTCGATGAGCTGGGGCTTGATGACGAGCCGCTTGGGGTCCCCCGCCATGAAGACGCCGGATTCGCACAGCTCCCGGTATTCCGGTCCCAATTCCGAAAGGTCGCCCAATCCTTTCTCCGCCATCATCTGGCGCTGGTAGGCCATGATGAAAAAATAATCGGCACCGGCCCGCTCGAACTCCCCCAGGTCCTGGGAGAGCCAGGTCAGGGCCAGGTCCGGCCGGAGGACGGCCTCGTACGAGAGGTTGACGCAAAAGAGCATCTCCGGCCGATCTTTCTTCACCCCGTCGATGATATTTTTCACCACGTCGCCCAAACGGCGGGACTTGAACGCCGCCCAGTCATAGAAGGCGTCGGTGTAGCCGTGGACGTAATACTTGGTGCCCGCACCGTTGAGGTAAGGGTCGACGTAGAACGTCTCGGGCTCGATCTCTTTTCCGTAGAGTTTTTCCGCATCCTCCCCCATCCCCTCGGCGTGTTTGAGGACCAGGTCGTCCTGGAAGAGGACGCCGTCGATGGAATAGGCCGCCAGGTCCCGGTAGAGTCCCACGAGGCGCTCTACCTCCAAGTCGGAAAAAAGATTGACCCCGAAGGCGGGGACCAGGGTTTTCGTTTTAAAGTCGTATTCCAGAAGGCCGTAGGCGTCGTTTCCCTCCACGGCGTAGCGGGTGGTCATCCAGGCGAAGAGGGAGAGATCATTGGCCTTCGCCGCGGCGATCATCGTCCCCAAAACGTCGTCCACCACCGGGGCGTGTTCGGTGGCAAAATAGACCCCGGCGTCGCACCTTGGCTCGGCGAAGGGATAGAAGCGGTCCCCCTTGTTGTGGAAGACCCGGACGATGACCGTGTTGCATCCGAGGTCCTTGACGGCCGCCATCTCGTCGATGAGGCCCTCAAGGCTCTTGGACTCGAACAACAATACCTGCACCCCCCGGATCGGTTCTCTTGGGAGGGTCGTCTTCTTTTTGAAGATGCCGGCGGTGGCGGTGGAGGCGCCCCGGTCTGCGGCGTCGGCGATGATGATATCAAGACTGACGGATGCCGCCCGGGATTCATCGGCGAGGACCCGGGGGGAGAAGGGCAGGATTACGGCAAATAGTAAAAGAAAGACGCACACGCCCCGAATGGGAAATCGAGCAAAAAAACGGTTCGCGATAGTGGTGCGGATACGGGAAGCGTCCCCGGGGGCACAGGTGTGGAAAATCATGGGGGCGTCCCTATTCGAAGTAGTCGTCGAGGTCGGTGATGCGATCGATGATCACATGGGCGCCCGCCTCCTCCAGGGAGTCCCGGGTGCCGAAGCCGTAGGTCACCCCGCAGGCGATGACGCCGGCGGCACGGGCGGATTCGATGTCGTCCACCGTGTCCCCCACCATCACCGTCCGGGCGGGATCGGTCCCGAATTTCTCCAGGGCCAACAGGATCGGCTCCGGCTCCGGCTTCATCTTGGGGGTGCTGTCCGACCCGATGATCAAATCGATATAGGGTAAAAGCTCCAGGCCCGAGAGGACCTTTTCGGCCATGTAGTTGAGCTTGTTGGTGACCACCGCCTTTTTCTTTTCGAGATTTGACAGGGTATCCATCACGCCGGGGAAGGGGACGGTGTGATCCAGAAGATGCGAATCCAGGTATTCGATGTAGGAGCGCATGGTGTTGAACTTCTCCTCCTCGTTCTCCCCCGCGGCGTTTTTGAGCATCTTCGAGATGCCGCTTCCCACCAGCGTCACGATCTCGTCTTCAGTCAGGGGGTTCATCCCCAGGCTTTTCAGGGCGTGGTTGATGGCGGCGGCCAGGTCCTTTTTCGAGTCCGCCAGGGTTCCGTCCAGATCGAAGAGGAACAGGTCCACTTCCCGCTTTCCGTTCAGGCTCATGTCGTCCGCTTCCTTTCGTGCTTTTTTCTCTGATCAACTCAGCGGTGTTTTGCTTTCAGTGCGTGAGCGAAATTATAACAAATTATTTTACCATGACAATAAAAAAGATGCGGTTTTAATGTCGTTCGTGTCGGGGTGTGTTGGGATAGGCGTTGATAAGTGTCCATAAAAACCGTTTGCCTTCTATAGTTGGTATGGTAGTATGCGTGAAGAATGATTATATCTAATCGAGAAGGTCATGAAAGAAATTGGTGAAATGGGATTTAGTAACATTTTTAATATTCTTCGTGCAATATCCATCGGGGTTATTTCATCGGCAGTTTTTAAATTACTAGAAATAGCACATAATCTTTTTTTTGTTCGATTCAAGGATTATAGGTTCATATGGAAAAGGTCGCGCTCCATTGAGCCTCAGGACGTTATGATTCTGCGAGGCTATAAAAACCAGGGATATAATGAGTTTTATTTCGAACGTCCCCATGACGAAGAAATCCGAAGACGACTTGCAGACGGACAGCATACTATAATTATGGGCCAACCTCTTTCCGGAAAGACTAGGAGTTTTTACCATGCGTTGAAAAAAAACGAAAAAGACTATTACGTGACCATGCCGGACGAGACAAAAATAACCAATGCCTCTTATGCAGTTCCTCGATTTTATAGTTTTTTGCCGTGTATACGAAGGCGCCGTATCTTGTTTCTTGATGATGTTCAACAATATACTCGGGAGAAAAAATTAAAATCCTTGTTATATGGATTTCAGAAGGCAGGCGTCGTCATTGTCGCTACATGCAGAAAGGGAGAGGAGGAGCGCGAGTTTTTGGAAGACGAAGTGAAGTATTTGTTCGGTGAACCGATCATCATACCAAATATTGAGTCGAGCGAGAGAGCGCGATTGTCCAATGAATTGGAAAAGGAAATCGGTTTGTATATACCAAAAGAGTTTGATGGTAATATCGGTACCGTTTTTCTGGACCTGGAAGTCATAGAAAAGCGATACAAGGAAATGGGGGATAAGAAGCGAAATATGCTCCTTGCTCTCCAACGCCTCAGGAGCCTGGGCGTTCACCGAGGGTTATATGTATTTGATGTATCCTGGGTGCTTTCGGTTTATTGCAGTATATATGATGAGGGAAATTATAAGGAACAACAAATATACACTGAAAAATTCGATGACCTATTAACTGAACTCGATGAAAACGGATTTATCCGAAGAAAAAAGAACTCGATCCGAATAGAGGAGGCATATCTTGAGAGAATTGTAACTGAAGTTAAGATAGCAGTTAAGGACTTCAAGGATTCCATCCACATTTTCCAGGATGACCCCGAAGCCCTCATCAATCTCGCTAAAAAAGCGATAGAATTGGGTGAAAGATCCCTTGAAAAAGAGGCGTTCATGACCGTTGCTATCGAGGCCCTGGAGTTGGCATTAAAAACTGAGATAACAGGACACATATATGCTAGCGCGAAAAACAGTCTCGGGATTGCATATAGAAAGCGTTCTGAAATCCGTGGGGCGACAAACGATCTCGAAACAGCAATATTATGCTACATAGACGCCCTGGAAGTATTTACTCCCCATCGTTTCCCCATGAG
This is a stretch of genomic DNA from Candidatus Zymogenaceae bacterium. It encodes these proteins:
- a CDS encoding molybdenum cofactor guanylyltransferase, with the protein product MTAVILAGGKGVRMGADKAFLTVDGVPLIERVLTAAQAACERAIIIANTAAAFEHMGVDVFCDIHPGFGSLGGLYTGLFYAETEAVFALGCDMPFIEPRLMEYIISVREDADIAVPVLGEYYEPLFSVYSKACIDEVKQSIRAGRCQIVSFFNRMKIRKVSGRELRAIDPELDSLMNLNTPEDIDRAEIIARRRKKDRT
- a CDS encoding HAD-IA family hydrolase, yielding MSLNGKREVDLFLFDLDGTLADSKKDLAAAINHALKSLGMNPLTEDEIVTLVGSGISKMLKNAAGENEEEKFNTMRSYIEYLDSHLLDHTVPFPGVMDTLSNLEKKKAVVTNKLNYMAEKVLSGLELLPYIDLIIGSDSTPKMKPEPEPILLALEKFGTDPARTVMVGDTVDDIESARAAGVIACGVTYGFGTRDSLEEAGAHVIIDRITDLDDYFE
- a CDS encoding tetratricopeptide repeat protein, with amino-acid sequence MKEIGEMGFSNIFNILRAISIGVISSAVFKLLEIAHNLFFVRFKDYRFIWKRSRSIEPQDVMILRGYKNQGYNEFYFERPHDEEIRRRLADGQHTIIMGQPLSGKTRSFYHALKKNEKDYYVTMPDETKITNASYAVPRFYSFLPCIRRRRILFLDDVQQYTREKKLKSLLYGFQKAGVVIVATCRKGEEEREFLEDEVKYLFGEPIIIPNIESSERARLSNELEKEIGLYIPKEFDGNIGTVFLDLEVIEKRYKEMGDKKRNMLLALQRLRSLGVHRGLYVFDVSWVLSVYCSIYDEGNYKEQQIYTEKFDDLLTELDENGFIRRKKNSIRIEEAYLERIVTEVKIAVKDFKDSIHIFQDDPEALINLAKKAIELGERSLEKEAFMTVAIEALELALKTEITGHIYASAKNSLGIAYRKRSEIRGATNDLETAILCYIDALEVFTPHRFPMSYATAQNNMGYAYTDLAGYHNPVENLERAVRAYGESLKVYTLERTPIDYAYTQNNLGIAYRIFAGYREPVDNLERAVAACEKALEVRTLKLYPIDYAMTQNNLGNVYRDLASYRNPEENLELAVSAFNEALKVYTLERTPMDYAITQNNLGSTYSSFADYREPVENLKRAVAACEEALKVRTLERSPKDYAMTQGNLGIMYRKLAKYHEEPKEYLRKSIKAYQEVLKVFSNPRLLIYYAQTMGNLAITYIQLARLENREEHCQEARRCINEALNIYTEKEFPLDYQRMMRILEAIDEIYGRVQKELK